In Necator americanus strain Aroian chromosome IV, whole genome shotgun sequence, the following proteins share a genomic window:
- a CDS encoding hypothetical protein (NECATOR_CHRIV.G16884.T1) → MRKEKEKIRKRREEGDEETLDESVDKVVGRQDDTLTDISPEYRQHSDQYPSSAQSRCIRIMGTNRVRSPDEGQTEDDDLRDLLGRTTDQAHITVCWLHGKERLG, encoded by the exons atgagaaaagaaaaggaaaaaattagaaaaaggagagaagagggAGATGAGGAGACTTTGGACGAAAGCGTCGATAAGGTGGTAGGCAGGCAAGACGACACATTGACGGACATCTCCCCTGAGTATCGTCAACACTCCGATCAATATCCATCAAGTGCCCAAAGCAGATGTATCAGGATCATGGGGACGAATCGTGTCCGAAGTCCGGATGAAGGACAAACCGAGGACGATGATTTACG GGACCTCCTCGGCCGAACAACCGATCAAGCTCACATTACGGTGTGTTGGCTTCATGGAAAAGAGCGGCTCGGCTGA